The Raphanus sativus cultivar WK10039 chromosome 2, ASM80110v3, whole genome shotgun sequence genome includes a region encoding these proteins:
- the LOC108840576 gene encoding LOW QUALITY PROTEIN: transcription factor bHLH126 (The sequence of the model RefSeq protein was modified relative to this genomic sequence to represent the inferred CDS: inserted 1 base in 1 codon), with product MDPYQRQRPFGSAGEGGSSGGSDMPREMDDNKKKKKLLHRDIERQRRQEMATLFASLRTHLPLQYIKGKRAVSDHVNGAVNFIKDTETRIKELSARRDELSRETCQTYKSSPDPARTGSELGKSYPASVMVQPCVSGFEVAVSSNSSGXEALPLSRVLETLQELGLEVISCLTTRINERLMHTIQVEVNSFGCLDLAWLQQKLVEELIL from the exons ATGGATCCATACCAGAGACAGAGACCATTTGGCTCAGCCGGCGAAGGTGGCAGCAGCGGCGGCTCCGATATGCCCCGTGAAATGGATGacaataagaagaaaaagaagcttCTCCACCGTGACATCGAACGCCAGAGAAGACAGGAGATGGCTACACTCTTTGCCTCGCTTCGTACTCACCTACCTCTCCAATACATTAAG GGGAAGAGAGCTGTTTCAGATCATGTAAACGGAGCGGTGAATTTCATTAAGGACACGGAAACACGGATCAAAGAACTCAGTGCAAGAAGAGATGAGCTAAGCAGAGAAACATGTCAGACATATAAATCGAGTCCGGATCCAGCAAGAACTGGATCCGAGTTAGGCAAGTCGTATCCGGCGAGTGTGATGGTGCAACCATGCGTGAGCGGTTTCGAAGTGGCTGTGAGCAGCAACTCGTCAG CCGAAGCTTTGCCACTCTCAAGAGTGCTTGAGACACTTCAGGAGCTAGGACTTGAAGTCATCAGCTGCCTCACCACAAGAATCAATGAGAGGCTCATGCACACTATTCAAGTCGAG GTTAATAGTTTTGGATGCTTGGACTTAGCTTGGTTGCAGCAGAAGCTAGTTGAGGAGTTGATACTTTAG
- the LOC108841768 gene encoding gibberellin 20 oxidase 1, whose amino-acid sequence MAASCVITSPEEEHTPKLDLGNIQTPLVFNPSMLNLQATIPSQFIWPDDEKPCLEAPELDVPLIDLQNFLCDSHSTLDASRLISEACNKHGFFLVVNHGISEQLISDAHEYMSRFFDMPLSEKQRIQRKAGESCGYASSFTGRFSTKLPWKETLSFQFRDDKSRPKNVQDYFCDALGHEFEPFGKVYQEYCEAMSSLSLKIMELLGISLGVSGEYFKSFFEENDSIMRLNYYPPCQKPDLTFGTGPHCDPTSLTILHQDHVHGLQVFVDNQWRSISPNPKAFVVNIGDTFMALSNNRYKSCLHRAVVNSKSERKSLAFFLCPKKDRVVKPPRELLDSNIARRYPDFTWSMFLEFTQKHYRADMNTLQAFTDWLTNKRNIQ is encoded by the exons ATGGCGGCGAGTTGCGTAATAACATCCCCTGAGGAAGAACACACACCAAAACTAGACCTTGGAAACATACAGACGCCACTTGTCTTCAACCCTTCAATGCTTAACCTCCAAGCCACTATCCCAAGCCAGTTCATTTGGCCTGACGATGAGAAACCTTGCCTCGAAGCTCCCGAGCTTGACGTTCCCCTCATCGATCTCCAAAACTTCCTCTGTGATAGTCACTCCACTTTAGATGCTTCCAGGCTCATCTCCGAGGCCTGTAACAAGCACGGCTTCTTCCTCGTGGTCAATCACGGCATCAGCGAGCAGCTTATATCTGACGCTCATGAATACATGTCCCGCTTTTTCGACATGCCTCTCTCTGAGAAACAGAGGATTCAGAGAAAAGCAGGCGAGAGCTGTGGCTACGCAAGCAGTTTCACTGGCCGCTTCTCCACCAAGCTTCCATGGAAGGAAACCCTTTCTTTCCAGTTTCGCGACGACAAGAGCCGCCCCAAAAACGTTCAAGATTACTTCTGCGATGCGTTGGGACATGAATTTGAGCCATTTGG GAAAGTGTATCAAGAGTACTGTGAGGCAATGAGTTCTCTGTCACTGAAGATCATGGAGCTTCTGGGGATAAGTTTAGGCGTATCCGGAGAATACTTCAAATCATTTTTCGAAGAAAATGATTCCATAATGAGATTAAATTACTACCCTCCATGTCAAAAACCAGATCTTACTTTTGGAACAGGACCTCATTGTGATCCAACTTCTCTTACCATCCTTCACCAAGACCATGTTCATGGCCTTCAAGTCTTTGTCGATAATCAGTGGCGCTCCATTAGTCCCAACCCGAAGGCCTTTGTGGTCAATATCGGTGATACTTTCATG GCTCTATCAAACAATAGATACAAAAGCTGCTTGCACCGGGCGGTGGTGAACAGTAAGAGCGAGAGGAAATCACTTGCCTTCTTCTTGTGTCCGAAGAAGGACAGAGTAGTGAAGCCACCAAGAGAGCTTTTGGACAGCAACATAGCAAGGAGATACCCTGACTTCACTTGGTCCATGTTTCTTGAGTTTACTCAGAAACACTATAGAGCAGACATGAACACTCTCCAGGCTTTCACAGATTGGCTCACCAACAAACGCAACATCCAATAA
- the LOC108839494 gene encoding diaminopimelate epimerase, chloroplastic-like yields MSTLITSVNLDNDPRVLGILLLSGKRSSLRAILFHTYSDYCNSPSAKKPNLVARLMGLDLRPDDLDLSRSSKNSVRGHRVSDNGSEIDARLSLQLDREREQAVKLCDQNFGVGADGVIFVMHGINGADYTMRIFNSDGSEPEMCGNGVRCFAKFIAEIENLQGKHRYIVIRDNGQVKVDMGEPILRAEDVPTRLQGNKGESIVAALDGVCSALYTCN; encoded by the exons ATGTCAACCTTGATAACAAGTGTCAACCTTGATAACGACCCacgagtgctgggcattttactg CTGAGCGGGAAAAGATCAAGTCTTAGAGCTATTCTTTTCCACACATACTCTGATTACTGCAACTCACCTAGCGCTAAGAAACCAAACTTGGTGGCTAGACTCATGGGTCTTGATCTTCGTCCTGATGACTTAGACCTTAGTAGATCCTCAAAGAATAGTGTAAGAGGACATAGAGTCTCTGATAACGGCTCGGAGATTGATGCCCGCCTCTCTCTTCAGCTAGACAGAGAGAGA GAGCAGGCTGTGAAGCTCTGTGATCAAAACTTCGGCGTTGGTGCTGACGGAGTCATCTTTGTGATGCATGGGATTAATGGCGCTGATTACACTATGAGGATATTCAACTCAGATGGTAGTGAACCTGAG ATGTGTGGCAATGGAGTTAGATGCTTTGCAAAGTTCATTGCTGAGATTGAGAATCTACAGGGAAAGCATAGGTATATTGTAATCAGAGATAATGGGCAA GTTAAGGTTGATATGGGGGAACCGATCCTAAGAGCAGAGGATGTGCCTACGAGGTTGCAAGGGAACAAAGGTGAGTCTATTGTTGCGGCACTGGATGGTGTTTGTTCTGCTCTGTACACTTGCAATTGA